One genomic window of Burkholderia diffusa includes the following:
- a CDS encoding GDP-mannose 4,6-dehydratase, with product MERHALITGASGFTAAYVRDALARAGHRVTGAGNHAHDGLIALDICSLDACRATIDAVRPTSIVHLAAISFVGHDDASMFYDVNVIGTLNLLQACADVGHVPDKILIASSANIYGNASGAVNETQQFAPVNHYAASKVAMEHLVRTWFDRLPIVITRPFNYTGRGQSPRFLVPKIVSHFAERKPRIELGNLDVSRDFSDVRYVAEVYRRLVENDTAGETVNVCSGTAHSLTDIVEMCREISGHDLDVEVNPAFVRANEVKMLTGVPDKLRAAVPDVAPIDLRSTLRWMLAAD from the coding sequence ATGGAACGTCATGCGCTGATTACCGGAGCGAGCGGATTCACGGCGGCCTACGTCAGGGATGCGCTCGCGCGCGCGGGGCATCGCGTCACGGGCGCGGGAAATCATGCCCATGACGGCCTGATCGCGCTCGACATCTGTTCGTTGGACGCCTGTCGCGCGACGATCGATGCAGTGCGTCCGACCAGCATCGTCCACCTCGCGGCGATCAGCTTCGTTGGCCATGACGACGCCAGCATGTTCTACGACGTCAACGTGATCGGCACGCTCAACCTGCTGCAGGCATGCGCAGATGTCGGCCACGTGCCTGACAAGATCCTGATCGCCAGTAGCGCGAACATCTACGGGAACGCAAGCGGCGCCGTGAACGAAACGCAGCAGTTTGCACCGGTGAACCACTACGCGGCCAGCAAGGTCGCGATGGAACACCTCGTGCGGACATGGTTCGACCGGCTGCCGATCGTGATCACGCGCCCGTTCAACTACACCGGACGCGGGCAGTCGCCACGCTTCCTGGTGCCGAAGATCGTATCCCACTTCGCGGAGCGCAAGCCGAGGATTGAACTCGGCAATCTCGACGTGTCGCGCGACTTCTCCGACGTCCGCTACGTCGCCGAGGTCTATCGCCGGCTTGTCGAGAACGACACCGCGGGCGAGACCGTGAACGTGTGCAGCGGCACCGCCCATTCGCTGACCGACATCGTCGAGATGTGCCGCGAGATCTCGGGACACGATCTCGACGTCGAGGTCAACCCGGCTTTCGTCCGTGCCAACGAGGTAAAGATGCTGACGGGCGTGCCTGACAAGCTGCGGGCCGCGGTGCCGGACGTCGCGCCGATCGATCTGCGTTCGACGCTGCGCTGGATGCTTGCAGCAGACTAA
- the gmd gene encoding GDP-mannose 4,6-dehydratase, whose product MQKKTAIITGITGQDGAYLAELLLGKGYRVFGTYRRTSSVNFWRIEELGIARHPDLNLVEHDLTDLSSTIRLLQTAQPAEVYNLAAQSFVGVSFDQPVTTAEITGIGALNVLEAIRIVNDKIRFYQASTSEMFGKVQAVPQIETTPFYPRSPYGVAKLYAHWITVNYRESYGIFGSSGILFNHESPLRGREFVTRKITDSVAKIKLGKLDVLELGNLDAKRDWGFAKEYVEGMWRMLQADEPDTFVLATNRTETVRDFVTMAFKAAGYTLRFEGTADNERGIDVATGKTLVSVNPKFYRPAEVELLIGDPAKAKEKLGWTPETNLETLCAMMVEADLRRNEAGFSF is encoded by the coding sequence ATGCAAAAGAAAACTGCAATCATCACCGGCATCACCGGTCAGGACGGCGCGTACCTCGCGGAACTGCTGCTCGGCAAGGGCTATCGCGTGTTCGGCACGTACCGCCGCACAAGCTCCGTGAATTTCTGGCGCATCGAGGAGCTCGGCATCGCCAGGCATCCGGACCTCAATCTGGTCGAGCATGACCTGACCGACCTTTCGTCGACGATCCGCCTGCTGCAGACGGCCCAACCGGCTGAGGTATACAACCTCGCGGCGCAAAGCTTCGTCGGCGTCTCGTTCGACCAGCCGGTCACCACCGCCGAGATCACCGGCATCGGCGCGCTCAACGTGCTGGAGGCCATCCGCATCGTCAACGACAAGATCCGCTTCTACCAGGCGTCGACGTCGGAGATGTTCGGCAAGGTCCAGGCTGTTCCGCAGATCGAAACCACGCCGTTCTATCCGCGCAGCCCGTATGGCGTCGCGAAGCTGTACGCGCACTGGATCACCGTCAACTATCGCGAGTCGTACGGCATCTTTGGTTCATCCGGGATCCTGTTCAATCACGAGTCTCCGCTGCGCGGCCGCGAATTCGTCACGCGCAAGATCACCGACTCGGTCGCCAAGATCAAGCTCGGCAAACTGGACGTGCTCGAGCTCGGCAACCTGGATGCCAAGCGCGACTGGGGCTTCGCGAAGGAATATGTCGAAGGGATGTGGCGAATGCTGCAGGCGGACGAGCCGGACACGTTCGTGCTGGCAACGAACCGCACCGAAACCGTGCGCGATTTCGTGACGATGGCGTTCAAGGCGGCCGGCTATACGCTTCGCTTCGAAGGGACCGCGGACAACGAGCGCGGGATCGACGTCGCGACCGGCAAGACCCTCGTCAGCGTCAACCCGAAGTTCTATCGCCCGGCGGAAGTCGAACTGCTGATCGGCGATCCGGCAAAGGCCAAGGAAAAGCTCGGCTGGACACCCGAGACGAACCTCGAAACGCTCTGCGCGATGATGGTCGAAGCCGACCTTCGCCGCAACGAAGCCGGTTTCTCGTTCTAA
- the rfaE1 gene encoding D-glycero-beta-D-manno-heptose-7-phosphate kinase produces the protein MAIIEDNVNTQPHILVVGDVMLDQYWFGNVNRISPEAPVPVVAVQRTEDRLGGSANVAHNCARLGATATLLAVAGRDANADTIERLCRENGIDARLCVDDDLHTTVKLRVVGHQQQLLRLDFERTPAPPVLIEIAAAFDDALPRADVVIFSDYHKGALDGVQALIQRARSQGKVVLVDPKGDDYERYRGATLLTPNLSEFKAVAGRFGSEAELTAKAEALRQQLSLDKLLVTRSEEGMTLFDARGAHHQPAKAREVFDVSGAGDTVIATLAVRYATHGDWLRAMHEANVAAGIVVGKLGTATITLDELENALAAE, from the coding sequence ATGGCCATTATCGAGGACAACGTGAATACCCAGCCTCATATCCTGGTCGTCGGCGACGTGATGCTCGATCAATACTGGTTCGGCAACGTCAACCGAATTTCGCCGGAAGCGCCGGTGCCCGTCGTCGCGGTCCAGCGGACCGAAGACCGGCTCGGCGGCAGCGCCAACGTTGCGCACAACTGCGCGCGGCTCGGCGCGACGGCCACGCTGCTCGCCGTCGCGGGACGCGACGCGAATGCAGACACGATCGAGCGCCTGTGCCGGGAAAACGGCATCGACGCGCGGCTCTGCGTCGACGACGATCTGCATACGACGGTGAAGCTCCGCGTGGTCGGCCATCAGCAACAGCTGCTGCGCCTCGACTTCGAGCGCACTCCGGCACCGCCCGTGCTCATCGAGATCGCAGCCGCCTTCGACGACGCGCTGCCGCGCGCCGACGTCGTGATCTTCTCGGACTACCACAAAGGTGCGCTGGACGGCGTGCAGGCGCTGATTCAGCGCGCGCGATCGCAAGGCAAGGTGGTCCTGGTCGATCCGAAAGGCGACGACTACGAACGTTATCGCGGCGCGACCCTGCTCACGCCCAATCTCTCGGAATTCAAGGCGGTCGCGGGTCGGTTCGGGTCGGAAGCCGAACTGACCGCGAAGGCCGAGGCGCTACGCCAACAGTTGTCGCTCGACAAGTTGCTCGTCACGCGCAGCGAGGAAGGCATGACGCTGTTCGACGCACGCGGCGCACACCACCAGCCGGCGAAGGCCCGCGAGGTTTTCGACGTGTCAGGCGCGGGCGACACGGTCATCGCCACGCTGGCGGTACGATATGCAACACATGGCGACTGGTTGCGTGCGATGCACGAAGCCAATGTCGCGGCGGGCATCGTGGTCGGCAAACTCGGAACCGCTACCATTACGCTCGACGAACTCGAAAACGCGCTCGCGGCCGAGTAA
- a CDS encoding glycosyltransferase family 9 protein, with product MTDVAVVKPDHLGDFVLSVPALRALQQKFGNYDLYAAPGNRFLLEHFLPDGPVLHPTKLAHLQKDGIGEGMPELIAQLKPYSLIVFLRDDGFCHEAASILGTRAVVPRSDNVTHETRIQQRVTELLTGKYSRSSLMWPAAGSAPQWPSALRTVGISLSAGFFANKIPATTWVRLAQSLQSKHGIAIKLIGGPLEADELRMLARMLNLADSDVILGGAKLSDFHARVGECDVVVGADSGTLHLVSVCRPVLGVFTSSPWQRFSPFGASNRVLYSDVPCSPCIQFSKDAYNGCVIRECAALITAQDIEAALLASGPGAKPKLGRLLHFVCGPSHI from the coding sequence ATGACTGACGTGGCTGTCGTCAAGCCCGATCACCTCGGCGATTTCGTCCTCAGCGTACCGGCGCTGCGCGCGTTACAGCAGAAGTTCGGCAACTACGATCTGTACGCCGCGCCGGGCAACCGGTTTCTGCTCGAGCATTTCCTGCCGGACGGGCCGGTGCTGCATCCGACGAAACTCGCCCACTTGCAGAAAGACGGGATCGGCGAAGGCATGCCGGAACTGATCGCACAGTTGAAGCCCTACTCGCTCATCGTCTTCCTGCGTGACGACGGGTTCTGCCACGAAGCGGCCAGCATCCTCGGCACGCGCGCCGTCGTACCGCGCAGCGACAACGTCACCCATGAGACGCGCATTCAGCAGCGCGTCACGGAATTGCTGACCGGCAAATACTCACGCTCGTCGCTGATGTGGCCGGCGGCCGGCTCCGCGCCGCAATGGCCGTCGGCACTCCGCACCGTCGGCATCTCGCTGAGTGCCGGCTTCTTCGCGAACAAGATCCCGGCGACGACTTGGGTACGGCTCGCGCAATCGCTGCAGTCGAAGCACGGCATCGCAATCAAGCTGATCGGCGGCCCGCTCGAGGCAGACGAACTGCGCATGCTCGCGCGAATGCTGAATCTGGCCGACTCGGACGTGATCCTCGGTGGCGCGAAGCTGTCCGATTTCCATGCGCGCGTCGGCGAATGCGATGTCGTGGTGGGCGCCGACAGCGGTACCCTGCATCTCGTGTCGGTCTGCCGGCCGGTGCTCGGCGTATTCACTTCGAGCCCGTGGCAACGCTTTTCGCCGTTCGGCGCATCGAACCGCGTGCTGTACTCCGATGTTCCCTGCTCGCCGTGCATCCAGTTTTCAAAGGATGCCTACAACGGATGCGTCATACGCGAGTGCGCCGCGCTGATCACGGCGCAGGACATCGAAGCCGCCCTGCTCGCGTCCGGCCCCGGTGCAAAACCCAAACTGGGGCGCCTGCTGCATTTCGTCTGCGGCCCCAGCCATATCTGA
- a CDS encoding glycosyltransferase family 4 protein, protein MMRLVIDITPLAINRTAMYFIVRDTVRHLILSGHPVQLQALGEPVDLAEFVANDYTLNASFESRVGALLGAALANPDAFARRQDDRQPEAPCINFVFDPLYLLFVGRAARTIAYVLDLTPITRPQWHNPSVSRLYSIAYDRLYDPSIDILSISESTSRDLWANYGIPRSRMRVVPLYDRFDHPVEAKRRQPSRQFLFVGSLETRKNITGLVQGFALSGLAKEGYTLRIVGGDGHGAEVIKAAVARVDGAVLCGRLPDDKLRDEYERCCALAYPSLWEGFGLPALEALARGIPLLLSDTGALPEVGGPFARYVDPCNPHSIAQGLVEAARCAHDDPDYGAHTLDARREWVRKFSREAYLSVVTEAVRHTESAAARSSARNDPLSEHAAPAGESAVDSPAANRPLPLTRRIRRALIHRSRIVPATLRDVPGNSFSLDYLYCLQQERRLRLSRMLSRFMSGRIWMYPWYAVRVVAEAVSLQVTNTLVRSMINETLIQKLGTRLERDHD, encoded by the coding sequence ATGATGCGTCTCGTCATCGACATCACGCCGCTCGCGATCAATCGTACCGCGATGTACTTCATCGTGCGCGACACGGTGCGTCACCTGATCCTGTCCGGCCATCCGGTTCAACTTCAGGCGCTGGGCGAACCGGTTGATCTCGCGGAATTCGTTGCAAACGACTATACGCTGAACGCCAGCTTCGAGTCGCGTGTCGGCGCACTGCTCGGCGCGGCCCTCGCGAATCCCGACGCGTTCGCACGCCGCCAGGACGATCGGCAACCCGAAGCACCGTGCATCAACTTTGTGTTCGACCCGCTGTACCTGCTGTTTGTCGGCCGAGCCGCGCGCACGATCGCATACGTGCTCGACCTGACGCCGATCACGCGTCCGCAGTGGCACAACCCAAGTGTGTCGCGCCTCTACTCGATTGCGTACGACCGTCTTTACGATCCATCGATCGACATCCTGTCGATCAGCGAAAGTACATCACGCGACCTGTGGGCCAACTACGGCATTCCGCGCAGCCGCATGCGCGTTGTCCCGCTCTACGATCGTTTCGATCATCCGGTCGAGGCGAAACGGCGCCAGCCGTCGCGGCAATTCCTGTTCGTCGGTAGCCTGGAAACCCGCAAGAACATAACCGGACTCGTCCAGGGCTTCGCGCTGTCGGGTCTGGCCAAGGAAGGCTACACGCTGCGCATCGTCGGTGGCGACGGTCACGGTGCCGAGGTCATCAAGGCCGCGGTCGCACGCGTGGATGGCGCCGTGCTCTGCGGCCGCCTACCCGACGACAAACTGCGCGACGAGTACGAGCGCTGCTGTGCGCTTGCATACCCGTCGCTATGGGAAGGTTTTGGCCTGCCGGCGCTGGAAGCGCTCGCGCGCGGCATCCCGCTGCTGCTGTCGGATACCGGCGCGCTACCCGAGGTCGGCGGTCCGTTCGCGCGCTATGTCGATCCATGCAATCCGCATTCGATCGCGCAGGGTCTCGTCGAAGCCGCCCGTTGCGCGCACGACGACCCCGACTACGGCGCGCACACCCTTGACGCACGTCGGGAATGGGTTCGCAAGTTCTCGCGCGAAGCCTACCTGTCGGTCGTCACCGAGGCCGTTCGCCACACGGAAAGCGCGGCCGCCCGGTCGAGCGCACGCAACGATCCGTTGTCCGAACATGCGGCGCCGGCCGGCGAATCCGCGGTCGACTCGCCCGCCGCGAATCGACCGCTGCCGCTCACGCGCCGCATCCGACGCGCACTGATCCATCGATCGCGGATCGTGCCGGCCACGCTGCGCGACGTGCCCGGAAATTCGTTTTCACTCGACTACCTCTACTGCCTGCAGCAAGAGCGGCGCCTGCGTCTGTCGCGTATGCTGTCGCGCTTCATGTCGGGCCGGATCTGGATGTATCCGTGGTACGCGGTGCGCGTGGTTGCCGAGGCCGTTTCGCTGCAGGTCACCAATACGCTGGTTCGATCGATGATCAACGAGACGCTGATCCAGAAACTCGGGACGCGTCTGGAGCGCGATCATGACTGA
- a CDS encoding glycosyltransferase — MTTGNLSAKRRVLIIRGDLNSYSGYAYATRLYLEWLEPHFDIVLGVDLHGHPSRHVTVWPYPLIADNCVASAAKMPDSEVVVLTISTPDNFRPFTGAHSIGLFFWETDRLGNQSWIASINDIDEVWVPARFMQPMLEEEGVEVPVVYTPCPMPHGSAEPRDVSVPDLTLREIPLRDGAAPKLVSLSEVRSSCDLLLLSTNTLIPRKGFPVLADEWLDVVRAHPRAGLVLKVSTIDVTETVDRLFDRVATLFAQIARRHDVDASRVYLCTGSLTHDTMQALGLTCDGFLTASFGEGLGLGLFENLLAGKPALCPRHTSFAEFLPADYRYFIDTEVANFGLADPVGVNPISAHWGVLREGALLATVETLLGDLRERRTHTEISAAVEHFRTVCSPRAWEYHA, encoded by the coding sequence ATGACCACCGGTAACCTGTCCGCCAAGCGGCGCGTTCTGATCATTCGTGGTGACCTGAACAGCTACAGCGGCTATGCGTATGCGACTCGTCTCTATCTCGAATGGCTGGAGCCGCACTTCGACATCGTGCTCGGCGTCGATCTGCACGGACACCCGTCCCGCCATGTCACGGTATGGCCGTATCCGCTGATTGCCGACAACTGCGTCGCGAGCGCCGCGAAGATGCCCGATAGCGAGGTCGTCGTCCTGACGATCTCGACGCCCGACAACTTCCGCCCGTTCACGGGCGCGCACAGTATCGGCCTGTTCTTCTGGGAAACCGATCGCCTCGGCAATCAATCGTGGATCGCGTCGATCAACGATATCGACGAAGTCTGGGTGCCGGCCCGGTTCATGCAACCGATGCTCGAGGAAGAAGGCGTCGAGGTCCCGGTCGTCTACACGCCCTGCCCGATGCCACACGGCTCCGCCGAACCGCGCGACGTGTCGGTTCCTGATCTCACGCTGCGCGAAATTCCGCTGCGCGACGGCGCGGCCCCGAAACTCGTATCGCTGTCCGAAGTACGCTCGTCGTGCGACCTGCTTCTGCTCAGCACCAACACGCTGATCCCTCGCAAGGGCTTCCCGGTCCTTGCCGACGAATGGCTCGACGTGGTTCGCGCGCATCCTCGCGCGGGGCTCGTGCTCAAGGTATCGACGATCGACGTCACGGAAACGGTGGATCGCCTGTTCGACCGAGTGGCAACCCTGTTCGCGCAGATCGCGCGCCGCCACGACGTCGACGCGTCGCGCGTCTATTTGTGCACCGGCTCGCTGACGCACGACACGATGCAGGCGCTCGGGTTGACCTGCGACGGCTTCCTGACCGCGTCGTTCGGCGAGGGTCTCGGGCTCGGCCTGTTCGAAAACCTGCTGGCCGGCAAGCCGGCCCTGTGTCCTCGCCACACGTCGTTCGCGGAATTCCTGCCGGCCGACTATCGCTATTTCATCGACACCGAGGTCGCAAACTTCGGCCTTGCCGATCCGGTCGGCGTGAATCCGATCTCGGCGCACTGGGGCGTACTTCGCGAAGGCGCGCTGCTCGCGACGGTCGAAACCCTGCTCGGCGATCTGCGCGAGCGGCGCACGCACACCGAAATCAGCGCCGCAGTCGAACATTTCCGGACCGTCTGCAGCCCGCGGGCATGGGAGTACCACGCATGA
- a CDS encoding FkbM family methyltransferase → MTFLSFAQNFEDIVLWRALSDVEQGFYIDVGANEPIEDSVTKAFYERGWHGVNVEPVTEHFDALVQDRPRDINLACALGEKPGRVTLYEIDARGLSTNAPEIANRYRETGRVYGEREVEVRTLADVCEAYAPRDIHFLKIDVEGFERNVLLGADFKRFRPWILVIESTEPNSPVDNSAEWESIVTDAGYEYAYFDGLNRFYVAVEHRDLKPRIALAPNVFDRAKLRRGHCFVLDPEVSPDAHRALQDTLAERERALAGLQGELATLRGELAAARAELSEAHLTAAHADAQAMDLKRQLAALQADHTRQSEQLAQPLVRLALRLHGAAR, encoded by the coding sequence ATGACCTTTCTTTCCTTTGCGCAGAACTTCGAAGACATCGTACTCTGGCGCGCGCTTTCCGATGTCGAACAGGGGTTCTACATCGACGTCGGCGCCAATGAACCGATCGAGGATTCCGTCACGAAGGCGTTCTACGAACGGGGCTGGCACGGTGTCAATGTCGAGCCGGTCACCGAGCATTTCGATGCGCTCGTGCAAGATCGGCCTCGCGACATCAATCTCGCATGCGCGCTCGGCGAAAAGCCTGGCCGCGTGACGCTCTATGAAATCGATGCGCGTGGCCTGTCGACCAACGCGCCCGAGATTGCGAATCGCTATCGCGAAACCGGTCGCGTGTACGGCGAACGCGAGGTCGAGGTTCGTACGCTCGCGGATGTCTGCGAAGCGTACGCGCCGCGCGACATTCATTTCCTCAAGATCGATGTCGAAGGCTTCGAGCGCAACGTGCTGCTCGGCGCGGACTTCAAGCGCTTCCGCCCGTGGATTCTCGTGATCGAATCGACCGAGCCGAATTCGCCGGTCGACAACAGCGCTGAATGGGAATCGATCGTGACCGACGCCGGCTACGAATACGCATACTTCGACGGCCTGAATCGATTCTACGTCGCGGTCGAGCATCGCGACCTGAAGCCGCGCATTGCGCTCGCGCCGAACGTATTCGATCGTGCGAAGCTGCGTCGCGGCCACTGCTTCGTGCTGGATCCCGAAGTTTCGCCGGACGCTCATCGCGCGTTGCAGGACACCCTTGCGGAGCGGGAGCGCGCGTTGGCCGGGTTGCAGGGCGAACTGGCCACATTGCGGGGCGAGCTGGCCGCGGCGCGCGCCGAGCTCTCGGAAGCACATCTAACCGCCGCCCATGCCGATGCGCAGGCGATGGACCTGAAACGCCAACTCGCCGCACTGCAGGCAGACCACACTCGGCAGTCCGAACAGCTCGCGCAGCCGCTCGTGCGCCTTGCGCTGCGGCTGCACGGCGCAGCGCGTTAA
- a CDS encoding ABC transporter ATP-binding protein, translating into MTAIKVAGVGKAYKIYRSRWGRLIEWLVPGANRHELRWVLRNISFDIEPGEAVGLMGVNGAGKSTLLKIITGTARASEGQIAINGSVAALLELGMGFHPDFTGRQNVYMAGQLLGLTNHDVDTLMPEIEEFAEIGEYIDQPVRVYSSGMQMRLAFSIATARRPDILIVDEALSVGDAYFQHKSFDRIRKFREQGTTLLLVSHDKTSIQSICDKAILLEKGTVSKIGPPEEVIDFYNASLAQRQSQTIRQEVTAEGNTRTISGTGEATVEHIVLCDGDGNEVEMVDVGSSAQLEVTVRANEAIPKLVLGYMIKNRLGQDIYGTNTYHTKQIAENVQAGERLKFTVAFDMNVGPGSYSVATALTSGSDHLTNNYEWRDYALVFTVANLTRPFFLGFSFIEPTIRIERQ; encoded by the coding sequence ATGACGGCGATCAAGGTAGCCGGCGTCGGCAAGGCATACAAAATCTATCGCTCCCGTTGGGGGCGGCTCATCGAATGGCTCGTGCCGGGCGCGAACCGCCACGAGTTGCGCTGGGTGCTGCGCAATATTTCGTTCGACATCGAACCTGGCGAAGCCGTCGGCCTGATGGGCGTCAATGGCGCGGGCAAGAGCACGCTGCTCAAGATCATCACCGGCACGGCGCGCGCGTCCGAAGGTCAAATCGCGATCAACGGTTCGGTCGCGGCGCTGCTCGAACTCGGCATGGGTTTCCATCCGGACTTCACCGGCCGGCAGAACGTCTACATGGCCGGCCAGTTGCTCGGCCTCACCAATCACGACGTCGACACGCTGATGCCGGAAATCGAGGAATTCGCCGAGATCGGCGAATACATCGACCAGCCGGTACGCGTCTATTCGAGCGGCATGCAGATGCGCCTGGCATTCAGCATCGCGACCGCGCGCCGTCCCGACATCCTGATCGTCGACGAAGCGCTGTCTGTCGGCGACGCGTATTTCCAGCACAAGAGCTTCGACAGGATCCGCAAGTTCCGCGAACAGGGCACTACCCTGCTGCTCGTCTCGCACGACAAGACATCGATCCAGTCGATCTGCGACAAGGCCATCCTGCTCGAGAAAGGCACCGTCTCCAAGATCGGGCCGCCCGAGGAAGTGATCGACTTCTACAACGCGTCGCTCGCGCAGCGCCAAAGTCAGACGATTCGCCAGGAAGTAACGGCGGAGGGCAACACGCGCACCATCTCCGGCACCGGTGAAGCCACGGTCGAACACATCGTGCTCTGTGACGGCGACGGCAACGAGGTCGAAATGGTCGACGTGGGCTCCAGCGCGCAACTCGAGGTCACCGTGCGCGCCAACGAGGCGATTCCGAAGCTCGTGCTCGGCTACATGATCAAGAACCGCCTCGGTCAGGACATCTACGGTACGAACACGTACCACACGAAGCAGATCGCGGAAAACGTGCAGGCCGGCGAACGCTTGAAGTTCACGGTCGCGTTCGACATGAATGTCGGCCCGGGCTCGTATTCGGTTGCAACGGCACTTACCAGCGGGTCGGATCACCTGACCAACAACTATGAGTGGCGCGACTATGCACTGGTCTTCACCGTCGCGAACCTGACCCGCCCCTTCTTCCTCGGTTTCAGCTTCATCGAACCCACCATCCGGATCGAGCGGCAATGA
- a CDS encoding ABC transporter permease: MAVGIVKSAWRYRGFIVSSVKREFQSRYRNSLLGGAWMVINPLAMIFVYTVIFSQLMRARLPGVDSNLAYSVYLCAGSLTWGLFADTLTRAQNVFLEQANLIKKLNFPRICLPIIVALNALLNFGIVFALFTIFLLISNNFPGWSYFALIPVLLLQVAFSMGLGIVLGVLNVFFRDVGQLFGVVMQFWFWFTPIVYPIAVLPERVRHYIMFNPMARVITAYQDICVWHRMPNWYSLWPVLALAVLLCAAGAYIFRRHSAEMVDEL, encoded by the coding sequence ATGGCAGTAGGAATTGTCAAATCCGCGTGGCGATATCGCGGATTCATCGTCAGCAGCGTGAAGCGCGAGTTTCAGTCGCGCTACCGGAATTCGCTGCTCGGCGGCGCGTGGATGGTGATCAACCCTCTGGCGATGATCTTCGTCTATACGGTGATCTTCTCACAGCTGATGCGCGCGCGACTTCCCGGCGTCGACAGCAATCTCGCATACAGCGTCTACCTGTGTGCGGGGTCGCTCACGTGGGGCCTGTTTGCCGACACGCTGACACGCGCGCAGAACGTGTTCCTCGAGCAGGCCAATCTGATCAAGAAGCTCAACTTTCCGCGCATCTGCCTGCCGATCATCGTCGCATTGAACGCACTGCTGAACTTCGGCATCGTGTTCGCGCTCTTCACGATCTTCCTGCTGATCTCGAACAATTTCCCCGGCTGGTCGTATTTCGCGCTGATTCCGGTGCTGCTGCTCCAGGTCGCATTCTCGATGGGCCTCGGCATCGTGCTCGGCGTGCTGAACGTGTTCTTCCGCGACGTCGGCCAGCTCTTCGGCGTGGTGATGCAGTTCTGGTTCTGGTTCACGCCGATCGTCTATCCGATCGCAGTCCTGCCCGAGCGAGTGCGCCACTACATCATGTTCAACCCGATGGCGCGCGTGATTACCGCTTATCAGGACATCTGCGTGTGGCACCGCATGCCGAACTGGTACTCGCTGTGGCCCGTTCTTGCCCTTGCCGTACTGCTCTGCGCGGCCGGCGCATATATTTTCCGCAGGCATTCGGCTGAAATGGTGGACGAACTGTAA